One window from the genome of Solea solea chromosome 2, fSolSol10.1, whole genome shotgun sequence encodes:
- the LOC131455620 gene encoding zinc finger protein OZF-like isoform X2, whose product MAGLVEEAERSKREIRRQRRLRDPATKPDVRPRKAGHVSSYRSPADDHLLISCEDQEEPERPHIKEEEQELCIKQEETEIITVSDDQIEGERPREQQERISTVDQELLHIKEEEEELSIKREESDVIAVIVKSEDVEETPESSQLHRSHTEDGGGQEPSPDGHLSPGTEVEIEESSDTDDSDGEWKETDETESLNKKVSSDMGANTSDELSDSECGQRFDSTDLLQRHVANNYRKIPFGCSECGKRFSTKWNLRSHEKTHKCEKPFRCSVCGKQFSTKWNLRSHERIHTGEKPFCCSECGKRFVQRTNLRKHEKTHRGEKRFSCAECGKRFIHKSSLNKHEKFHTAEKPFSCPECGKIFTRKSSLKSHEKIHTGEKPFSCSQCGKKFVKRTNLRRHETIHSEEKPFCCSHCGKRYALESRLRTHQKLHS is encoded by the exons ATGGCCGGTCTCGTTGAAGAAGCCGAGCGGTCAAAGCGGGAGATCCGCCGCCAGAGGAGGCTCCGCGATCCCGCTACGAAGCCCGACGTCAGGCCGCGCAAAGCAG GACATGTCTCCAGTTATCGATCTCCTGCAGACGACCACCTGCTGATCTCCTGTGAGGACCAGGAGGAGCCAGAGCGCCCCCACAttaaagaggaggagcaggagctgtGCATCAAACAGGAGGAGACTGAGATCATCACTGTGTCTG ATGACCAGATTGAAGGCGAGCGTCCCCGTGAGCAGCAGGAGAGGATCTCCACTGTGGACCAGGAGCTTCTCCacattaaagaggaagaggaggagctgagcATCAAACGGGAGGAGAGCGATGTCATTGCGGTGATTGTCAAGAGTGAAGACGTGGAAGAGACACCCGAGTCCTCACAGCTTCACCGGAGTCACACTGAGGACGGTGGAGGACAAGAAccaagtccagatggacatctATCACCGGGTACTGAGGTCGAAATCGAAGAATCTTCGGACACCGACGACAGCGACGGCGAATGGAAGGAGACGGACGAAACCGAGAGTTTGAATAAAAAGGTGTCCAGTGACATGGGAGCAAACACCAGTGATGAACTTAGCGACTCTGAATGTGGTCAAAGGTTTGACAGCACGGATCTTCTGCAGAGACACGTggccaacaactacaggaagatACCGTTCGGTTGCTCTGAATGCGGCAAACGGTTCAGCACCAAGTGGAATCTGAGGTCGCACGAGAAGACTCACAAATGCGAGAAACCATTCAGGTGCTCCGTGTGTGGCAAACAGTTTAGCACAAAGTGGAACCTGAGGTCGCATGAACGAATtcacacgggagagaaaccCTTTTGTTGCTCCGAGTGCGGTAAACGATTCGTCCAGAGGACTAATCTGAGAAAGCACGAAAAGACTCACCGAGGAGAGAAGCGCTTCAGTTGCGCCGAGTGCGGGAAACGCTTCATCCACAAGAGCAGTCTGAACAAACACGAGAAGTTCCACACGGCGGAGAAACCGTTCAGTTGCCCCGAGTGTGGGAAAATATTTACCCGGAAGAGCAGTCTGAAGAGTCACGAGAAAATCCACACGGGGGAGAAGCCGTTCAGCTGCTCCCAGTGTGGCAAGAAGTTTGTGAAGAGGACTAATCTGAGGAGACACGAGACCATTCACTCGGAAGAGAAACCGTTCTGTTGCTCTCACTGTGGGAAAAGATACGCCTTAGAGAGCAGATTGAGGACTCATCAAAAATTACACAGTTAA
- the LOC131455620 gene encoding zinc finger protein OZF-like isoform X1 has protein sequence MAGLVEEAERSKREIRRQRRLRDPATKPDVRPRKADCTGHVSSYRSPADDHLLISCEDQEEPERPHIKEEEQELCIKQEETEIITVSDDQIEGERPREQQERISTVDQELLHIKEEEEELSIKREESDVIAVIVKSEDVEETPESSQLHRSHTEDGGGQEPSPDGHLSPGTEVEIEESSDTDDSDGEWKETDETESLNKKVSSDMGANTSDELSDSECGQRFDSTDLLQRHVANNYRKIPFGCSECGKRFSTKWNLRSHEKTHKCEKPFRCSVCGKQFSTKWNLRSHERIHTGEKPFCCSECGKRFVQRTNLRKHEKTHRGEKRFSCAECGKRFIHKSSLNKHEKFHTAEKPFSCPECGKIFTRKSSLKSHEKIHTGEKPFSCSQCGKKFVKRTNLRRHETIHSEEKPFCCSHCGKRYALESRLRTHQKLHS, from the exons ATGGCCGGTCTCGTTGAAGAAGCCGAGCGGTCAAAGCGGGAGATCCGCCGCCAGAGGAGGCTCCGCGATCCCGCTACGAAGCCCGACGTCAGGCCGCGCAAAGCAG ACTGTACAGGACATGTCTCCAGTTATCGATCTCCTGCAGACGACCACCTGCTGATCTCCTGTGAGGACCAGGAGGAGCCAGAGCGCCCCCACAttaaagaggaggagcaggagctgtGCATCAAACAGGAGGAGACTGAGATCATCACTGTGTCTG ATGACCAGATTGAAGGCGAGCGTCCCCGTGAGCAGCAGGAGAGGATCTCCACTGTGGACCAGGAGCTTCTCCacattaaagaggaagaggaggagctgagcATCAAACGGGAGGAGAGCGATGTCATTGCGGTGATTGTCAAGAGTGAAGACGTGGAAGAGACACCCGAGTCCTCACAGCTTCACCGGAGTCACACTGAGGACGGTGGAGGACAAGAAccaagtccagatggacatctATCACCGGGTACTGAGGTCGAAATCGAAGAATCTTCGGACACCGACGACAGCGACGGCGAATGGAAGGAGACGGACGAAACCGAGAGTTTGAATAAAAAGGTGTCCAGTGACATGGGAGCAAACACCAGTGATGAACTTAGCGACTCTGAATGTGGTCAAAGGTTTGACAGCACGGATCTTCTGCAGAGACACGTggccaacaactacaggaagatACCGTTCGGTTGCTCTGAATGCGGCAAACGGTTCAGCACCAAGTGGAATCTGAGGTCGCACGAGAAGACTCACAAATGCGAGAAACCATTCAGGTGCTCCGTGTGTGGCAAACAGTTTAGCACAAAGTGGAACCTGAGGTCGCATGAACGAATtcacacgggagagaaaccCTTTTGTTGCTCCGAGTGCGGTAAACGATTCGTCCAGAGGACTAATCTGAGAAAGCACGAAAAGACTCACCGAGGAGAGAAGCGCTTCAGTTGCGCCGAGTGCGGGAAACGCTTCATCCACAAGAGCAGTCTGAACAAACACGAGAAGTTCCACACGGCGGAGAAACCGTTCAGTTGCCCCGAGTGTGGGAAAATATTTACCCGGAAGAGCAGTCTGAAGAGTCACGAGAAAATCCACACGGGGGAGAAGCCGTTCAGCTGCTCCCAGTGTGGCAAGAAGTTTGTGAAGAGGACTAATCTGAGGAGACACGAGACCATTCACTCGGAAGAGAAACCGTTCTGTTGCTCTCACTGTGGGAAAAGATACGCCTTAGAGAGCAGATTGAGGACTCATCAAAAATTACACAGTTAA
- the LOC131455620 gene encoding zinc finger protein OZF-like isoform X3 gives MAGLVEEAERSKREIRRQRRLRDPATKPDVRPRKADDHLLISCEDQEEPERPHIKEEEQELCIKQEETEIITVSDDQIEGERPREQQERISTVDQELLHIKEEEEELSIKREESDVIAVIVKSEDVEETPESSQLHRSHTEDGGGQEPSPDGHLSPGTEVEIEESSDTDDSDGEWKETDETESLNKKVSSDMGANTSDELSDSECGQRFDSTDLLQRHVANNYRKIPFGCSECGKRFSTKWNLRSHEKTHKCEKPFRCSVCGKQFSTKWNLRSHERIHTGEKPFCCSECGKRFVQRTNLRKHEKTHRGEKRFSCAECGKRFIHKSSLNKHEKFHTAEKPFSCPECGKIFTRKSSLKSHEKIHTGEKPFSCSQCGKKFVKRTNLRRHETIHSEEKPFCCSHCGKRYALESRLRTHQKLHS, from the exons ATGGCCGGTCTCGTTGAAGAAGCCGAGCGGTCAAAGCGGGAGATCCGCCGCCAGAGGAGGCTCCGCGATCCCGCTACGAAGCCCGACGTCAGGCCGCGCAAAGCAG ACGACCACCTGCTGATCTCCTGTGAGGACCAGGAGGAGCCAGAGCGCCCCCACAttaaagaggaggagcaggagctgtGCATCAAACAGGAGGAGACTGAGATCATCACTGTGTCTG ATGACCAGATTGAAGGCGAGCGTCCCCGTGAGCAGCAGGAGAGGATCTCCACTGTGGACCAGGAGCTTCTCCacattaaagaggaagaggaggagctgagcATCAAACGGGAGGAGAGCGATGTCATTGCGGTGATTGTCAAGAGTGAAGACGTGGAAGAGACACCCGAGTCCTCACAGCTTCACCGGAGTCACACTGAGGACGGTGGAGGACAAGAAccaagtccagatggacatctATCACCGGGTACTGAGGTCGAAATCGAAGAATCTTCGGACACCGACGACAGCGACGGCGAATGGAAGGAGACGGACGAAACCGAGAGTTTGAATAAAAAGGTGTCCAGTGACATGGGAGCAAACACCAGTGATGAACTTAGCGACTCTGAATGTGGTCAAAGGTTTGACAGCACGGATCTTCTGCAGAGACACGTggccaacaactacaggaagatACCGTTCGGTTGCTCTGAATGCGGCAAACGGTTCAGCACCAAGTGGAATCTGAGGTCGCACGAGAAGACTCACAAATGCGAGAAACCATTCAGGTGCTCCGTGTGTGGCAAACAGTTTAGCACAAAGTGGAACCTGAGGTCGCATGAACGAATtcacacgggagagaaaccCTTTTGTTGCTCCGAGTGCGGTAAACGATTCGTCCAGAGGACTAATCTGAGAAAGCACGAAAAGACTCACCGAGGAGAGAAGCGCTTCAGTTGCGCCGAGTGCGGGAAACGCTTCATCCACAAGAGCAGTCTGAACAAACACGAGAAGTTCCACACGGCGGAGAAACCGTTCAGTTGCCCCGAGTGTGGGAAAATATTTACCCGGAAGAGCAGTCTGAAGAGTCACGAGAAAATCCACACGGGGGAGAAGCCGTTCAGCTGCTCCCAGTGTGGCAAGAAGTTTGTGAAGAGGACTAATCTGAGGAGACACGAGACCATTCACTCGGAAGAGAAACCGTTCTGTTGCTCTCACTGTGGGAAAAGATACGCCTTAGAGAGCAGATTGAGGACTCATCAAAAATTACACAGTTAA
- the LOC131455620 gene encoding gastrula zinc finger protein XlCGF7.1-like isoform X4 has translation MGANTSDELSDSECGQRFDSTDLLQRHVANNYRKIPFGCSECGKRFSTKWNLRSHEKTHKCEKPFRCSVCGKQFSTKWNLRSHERIHTGEKPFCCSECGKRFVQRTNLRKHEKTHRGEKRFSCAECGKRFIHKSSLNKHEKFHTAEKPFSCPECGKIFTRKSSLKSHEKIHTGEKPFSCSQCGKKFVKRTNLRRHETIHSEEKPFCCSHCGKRYALESRLRTHQKLHS, from the coding sequence ATGGGAGCAAACACCAGTGATGAACTTAGCGACTCTGAATGTGGTCAAAGGTTTGACAGCACGGATCTTCTGCAGAGACACGTggccaacaactacaggaagatACCGTTCGGTTGCTCTGAATGCGGCAAACGGTTCAGCACCAAGTGGAATCTGAGGTCGCACGAGAAGACTCACAAATGCGAGAAACCATTCAGGTGCTCCGTGTGTGGCAAACAGTTTAGCACAAAGTGGAACCTGAGGTCGCATGAACGAATtcacacgggagagaaaccCTTTTGTTGCTCCGAGTGCGGTAAACGATTCGTCCAGAGGACTAATCTGAGAAAGCACGAAAAGACTCACCGAGGAGAGAAGCGCTTCAGTTGCGCCGAGTGCGGGAAACGCTTCATCCACAAGAGCAGTCTGAACAAACACGAGAAGTTCCACACGGCGGAGAAACCGTTCAGTTGCCCCGAGTGTGGGAAAATATTTACCCGGAAGAGCAGTCTGAAGAGTCACGAGAAAATCCACACGGGGGAGAAGCCGTTCAGCTGCTCCCAGTGTGGCAAGAAGTTTGTGAAGAGGACTAATCTGAGGAGACACGAGACCATTCACTCGGAAGAGAAACCGTTCTGTTGCTCTCACTGTGGGAAAAGATACGCCTTAGAGAGCAGATTGAGGACTCATCAAAAATTACACAGTTAA
- the LOC131455619 gene encoding gastrula zinc finger protein XlCGF26.1-like, translating into MVGVLEETQRSEQRSCRQKKLLEAAAVKTEVRLNTADEEQQQLLVIKEEFPAEQQWIYSVDQEEPKLPHIKEEEEEVCIKQEEHEFTPVNVKTEEDEETPESSQLHQRRTEENREDCGEPESAGNPDPDAHLGPVTEADSEDFSETDDSEDEWKDSSELPSPKPAKKTVSTDDKLKCSECGKISVSKSHLLRHKKIHTGEKPFSCFECGKRFIQQSDLKKHKRIHTGEKPFSCSECGKKFNTKWNLQLHAKVHTREKPFTCSVCGKKFTDKSYMKKHEKYHTADKQFSCSVCGKGFVQVGDLRRHEKIHAGVKQFSCSKCDKQFISKDYLKKHEKCHTIDKPLSCSVCGKTFVYQWNLKKHEKIHTGEKPFSCSECGQGFIQQCDLRKHERIHTGEKPFTCSECGKRFRTNSMLRLHEKIHTGEKPYSCSVCGKGFVQKGQLKTHERTHTGEKPYSCPFCGKKFTGKRSQTFHISVHIRGKL; encoded by the exons ATGGTCGGTGTGTTGGAGGAAACGCAGCGGTCAGAGCAGCGGAGCTGCCGCCAGAAGAAGCTGCTCGAGGCTGCAGCCGTAAAGACCGAAGTCCGGCTGAACACAGCAG acgaggagcagcagcagctgctggtgatAAAAGAAGAGTTTCCCGCCGAGCAGCAGTGGATCTACAgtgtggaccaggaggagccGAAGCTTCCCCAcattaaagaggaggaggaggaagtgtgcATCAAACAGGAGGAGCACGAGTTCACTCCTGTAAATGTGAAGACGGAGGAAGACGAAGAGACACCCGAGTCCTCACAGCTTCATCAGCGTCGCACTGAGGAGAACAGAGAGGACTGTGGAGAACCGGAATCAGCCGGGAACCCGGATCCAGATGCACATTTAGGACCAGTCACAGAGGCGGACTCTGAAGACTTTTCCGAGACTGACGACAGCGAGGATGAATGGAAAGATAGCAGTGAACTACCAAGTCCAAAACCAGCCAAGAAAACCGTCTCCACTGATGACAAACTAAAATGTTCTGAATGTGGGAAAATATCAGTCTCCAAGTCACATTTGCTgagacacaaaaaaatccaCACGGGAGAGAAACCGTTCAGTTGCTTTGAGTGTGGTAAAAGATTTATCCAGCAGAGCGATCTGAAGAAACACAAGAGAATtcacacgggagagaaaccGTTCAGCTGCTCCGAGTGTGGCAAAAAGTTTAACACAAAATGGAACCTGCAGCTCCACGCAAAAGTTCATACGAGAGAGAAACCGTTCACCTGCTCCGTGTGCGGGAAAAAGTTTACGGACAAGAGCTACATGAAGAAGCATGAGAAATATCACACGGCTGATAAACAGTTTAGTTGCTCCGTTTGTGGTAAAGGTTTTGTCCAAGTGGGGGATCTGAGGAGGCACGAGAAAATTCACGCAGGGGTTAAACAGTTCAGTTGCTCCAAGTGTGACAAACAGTTCATCAGTAAGGATTATCTGAAGAAACATGAGAAATGTCACACCATAGACAAACCGCTGAGCTGCTCCGTGTGCGGGAAAACGTTTGTCTATCAGTGGAATCTGAAGAAACACGAGAAAATtcacacgggagagaaaccGTTCAGCTGCTCCGAGTGCGGTCAGGGCTTCATCCAGCAGTGTGACCTGAGGAAACACGAGAGGATCCACACGGGAGAGAAGCCGTTCACTTGCTCCGAGTGCGGCAAGAGGTTTCGCACAAACTCGATGCTGCGGCTGCACGAGAAAATTCACACGGGGGAGAAACCGTACAGTTGCTCCGTGTGCGGCAAAGGGTTTGTTCAAAAGGGACAGTTGAAGACGCACGAAAGGACTCACACGGGGGAAAAACCATACAGTTGCCCATTCTGCGGGAAAAAGTTTACAGGCAAAAGAAGCCAGACGTTTCACATTTCAGTCCACATAAGAGGGAAACTATAA
- the LOC131448445 gene encoding gastrula zinc finger protein XlCGF57.1-like, translating into MSRSALQKRRSCFFSRRWDRYSPERLTPEEMVGLGVFEESGRSQRQRRRNDGALRPDVRLHTADDQQLMAIQEAFPPDQEEEPERPHIKEEEEELCIEQEETDIIAVIVKSEEDEERPESSQFYQSHTEENTEDCGGGPEPGPGSEDEIEDSDVHWKETSESTSLKTIKNKIVSRDTRGNKGEKLSLSEWGQIYANKSLLLGHMDTYFQEKPIGCSQCDKRFIQKRSLIKHLKVHTGEVSFTCSECGQRFTKKSLLRSHEKTHKGERPFGCPECGKKFINKSRLRSHEKIHTGEKPYSCSLCGKRFIQRSNLRLHEKTHTGEKPFSCSECDKRFSHECYLNIHKKNHTGERPFSCSECGKRFIEKSKMRLHEKIHTGENYICSVCGKKFIQKRYLRKHEKIHTGEKPFSCSECGKRFTEKSSLGSHEKIHTGEKPFSCSECGKRFIQKSNLRKHEKIHTGEKPFSCSVCGKRFDKKSNLRPHEKIHTGEKPFGCSECGKRFIQKSHLKKHENIHVRKNSYGKKV; encoded by the exons ATGAGCCGTTCGGCGCTGCAAAAGAGGagaagctgctttttttcccggCGCTGGGACCGCTACTCACCGGAGCGGCTAACGCCCGAGGAGATGGTCGGCCTCGGTGTGTTTGAGGAAAGCGGGCGGTCACAGCGGCAGAGGAGGCGGAACGATGGCGCGCTGAGGCCCGATGTCAGGCTGCACACAGCGG ACGACCAGCAGCTGATGGCGATTCAAGAGGCGTTTCCTCCCgaccaggaggaggagccagagcGTCCCCacattaaagaggaagaggaggaactgTGCATCGAACAGGAGGAGACTGATATCATTGCGGTGATCGTCAAGAGTGAAGAAGACGAAGAGAGACCTGAGTCATCGCAGTTTTATCAGAGTCACACTGAGGAGAACACGGAGGACTGTGGAGGAGGACCAGAACCAGGTCCAGGTAGCGAGGACGAGATCGAAGACAGTGACGTTCACTGGAAGGAGACCAGTGAGTCGACGAGTTtgaagacaataaaaaataaaattgtttctCGTGATACCAGAGGTAACAAAGGGGAGAAACTTAGCCTTTCTGAATGGGGTCAAATATATGCCAACAAGTCACTGCTACTGGGACACATGGACACTTATTTTCAAGAGAAACCGATAGGTTGCTCTCAGTGCGATAAGAGGTTTATCCAAAAGAGAAGTCTGATCAAACATTTGAAAGTCCACACGGGTGAGGTGTCGTTCACCTGCTCCGAGTGTGGACAAAGATTTACCAAAAAAAGCCTCCTGAGGTCCCACGAAAAAACCCATAAAGGAGAGAGACCGTTTGGTTGCCCCGAGTGTGGTAAGAAATTTATTAATAAGAGCAGGCTGAGGTCGCATGAAAAAATCCATACGGGGGAGAAACCATATAGTTGCTCTCTGTGTGGCAAAAGGTTTATCCAGAGGAGCAATCTGAGGTTGCacgagaaaacccacacaggagagaaaccgtttAGTTGCTCCGAGTGTGACAAAAGATTCAGCCACGAGTGctatttaaatatacacaagAAAAATCACACGGGGGAGAGACCGTTCAGTTGCTCCGAGTGTGGGAAACGATTTATTGAAAAGAGCAAGATGAGGCTACACGAAAAGATTCACACGGGAGAGAACTACATCTGCTCCGTGTGCGGGAAAAAGTTTATTCAAAAGAGGTATTTGAGGAAACATGAGAAAATCCACACCGGGGAGAAACCATTCAGCTGCTCCGAGTGCGGCAAAAGGTTCACGGAGAAGAGCAGTCTGGGGTCGCACGAAAAAATCCACACGGGGGAGAAACCGTTCAGCTGCTCCGAGTGCGGGAAACGATTCATCCAAAAGAGTAATCTGAGAAAACACGAAAAGATCCACACGGGAGAGAAACCGTTTAGCTGCTCGGTCTGCGGCAAGAGATTTGACAAGAAGAGCAACTTGAGGCCACACGAAAAAATCCACACGGGGGAGAAACCGTTCGGTTGCTCCGAGTGTGGGAAAAGATTTATTCAAAAGAGCCATCTGAAGaaacatgaaaatattcacgtGAGGAAAAACAGCTACGGTAAAAAGGTTTga
- the tent5c gene encoding terminal nucleotidyltransferase 5C: MENKEESKSSSVSVLSWEQVSRLNEVLTDVVPVHGRGNFPTLEVRLKDIVAWVRARLELSGIRVKDIRLNGSTASHVLVQDIGWSYKDLDVIFRVDLPHETEFRVIKEVVLGTLLDFLPECVNKEKITPMTLKEAYVQKLVKVNTEQDRWSLISLSNNNGRNVELKFVDSIRRQFEFSVDSFQIVLDSMLSYYDLAQAPMSQAFHPTVNGESVYGDFKVALGHLRNKLIATKRPEEIRGGGLLKYCNLLVRDFRPASEEEFKGLERYMCSRFFIDFPDIGEQQRKVEAYLQSHFIGEEKSKYDYLMILRRVINESTVCLMGHERRQTLHLISLMAFRVLAEQNAIPDASCVTCYYQPAPYVRDQNFSNYYVAYQNIPTWLPCN, encoded by the coding sequence atggaaaacaaagaggaatCAAAAAGTAGCTCAGTCAGCGTCTTGTCCTGGGAGCAGGTGAGCCGGCTGAACGAAGTCCTGACCGATGTCGTGCCTGTTCATGGACGAGGAAACTTCCCTACCTTAGAGGTGCGACTCAAAGACATTGTTGCTTGGGTGCGCGCTCGCCTGGAGCTGAGTGGCATCAGAGTAAAGGACATCCGCCTCAATGGCTCCACAGCCAGCCACGTGCTGGTGCAGGACATCGGCTGGAGCTACAAAGACCTGGACGTCATCTTCAGGGTGGACCTGCCGCATGAGACGGAGTTTAGGGTCATTAAGGAGGTGGTGCTCGGTACCCTGCTGGACTTTCTGCCCGAGTGTGTGAACAAAGAGAAAATTACACCCATGACTCTCAAAGAGGCGTATGTCCAGAAGCTGGTCAAGGTCAATACGGAGCAGGACCGCTGGAgcctcatctccctctccaaCAACAACGGCCGCAACGTGGAGCTAAAGTTTGTGGACTCAATACGACGGCAGTTCGAGTTCAGCGTAGACTCTTTTCAGATCGTGCTGGACTCCATGCTTTCCTACTACGACCTCGCACAAGCTCCCATGTCGCAGGCCTTTCATCCTACTGTGAACGGGGAGAGTGTGTACGGGGACTTCAAGGTGGCACTGGGCCACCTGCGGAACAAGCTCATCGCCACCAAGCGGCCCGAGGAGATCCGCGGTGGCGGCCTGCTGAAGTACTGCAACCTGCTGGTGCGGGACTTTCGGCCCGCCAGTGAGGAGGAGTTCAAGGGCCTTGAGCGGTACATGTGCTCGCGCTTCTTCATCGACTTCCCCGACATCGGCGAGCAGCAGCGCAAGGTGGAGGCCTACCTGCAGAGCCACTTCATCGGCGAGGAGAAGAGCAAGTACGACTACCTCATGATCCTGCGACGGGTGATCAATGAAAGCACGGTGTGCCTCATGGGCCACGAGCGGCGACAGACTCTCCACCTCATCTCGCTGATGGCCTTCCGGGTGCTGGCGGAGCAGAACGCCATCCCAGACGCGTCCTGCGTCACCTGCTACTATCAGCCGGCGCCTTACGTCCGAGACCAGAACTTCAGCAACTACTATGTGGCTTACCAGAACATTCCAACATGGCTGCCGTGtaactga